The window taacgttgagtcgtttgtgttttctcttatttttgagatattgagatcagacgtggcacggtacttgtctatccctaattcatgtatttggttttcatgttatatttgttattctcgtggtgttttgtctgatgcttggtccgtttctgtgtgtgttacgtttcggtgttatgtcgttgttctcctcttatatttaatgcgtttccctcggttttagttagttaccccgattttgttttttgtccctggatttatgagttttgaacagcggtatactactgttgcctttatttatactgaTCCATGTGCAGAAAAATTAACGAAACCGTGTGTTTTTTATAATTGCGAAGTTTAATGAACAAAATGTAAATgcgtttttcttattattatttcagGTTTTGCACCCACGTCCAGGTGACCCAACAGAGAAACGAGTCAGTAAAATGGACATATTGTCAATTTTCGCATTTATATTTGCTGTGGTGGCATTTATATATGCACTTTTAATTTCGAATCGCCAAACATGATTGTGTATACTGCTGATTGTGTGATTACAATTCATAACCATGATACCAAAGGTAACCTTTTAGCTCTGAGTCATCTAAATGgacattatattatatatatgtgtgtgtttaCCGTAAGTTGTAgttgataaataattaaaattattaacAGTATAATGAGCAAGTTTATACATCGATGTCCATGTGTGCATTTGCGTCAATATAGAGAAAAAATAGATTGCGCTAAAACGATCAAATTATGAATTGGTGAAACAGACTCTGCCTTCCCAGCCGAAGGTCTCAATGGTTCAGCCAAGGTAATTAAAAGTGATATAAAAAgaatcaaacaaataaacaaacctcAAAAGTGGACATTTCATTTGTTTCTATTTGATACTCTTAAATCTTATGTTCTTGTTAATTTCaacaatttgtaatgtttttttgttatttaatgttcaCTCATATAAGGTTATATCTCATctcacattttttatatatataaactagcTTTGACTAGTGGTTCGTATGACTACTAATTTTCACTTTTGTTTTCGAactattaacaaattaaaatttattatactTTATACCTTACAgcaatattattttcatttagcTGTTTAAATTATtctatttggcggcattttgttcaaggttatttTTGTGTTCTCTGAATTTCTTTAGCAGTTAACCCCTTAATTCACTGATTTTGTATTTCCATtatgtcatagatcaaatttattagtTAAGTGTGTGTTCACTTGTATGAACCCATTGCATTTGTTTGCCTCTGTCACAAGTCTGAATGTACAACACCAGAGGCAAATATAAGATGTATTGCAGGACGGAAAAGTGTTAATGTCATAcaaaactgaaacaaaagatCAATAATGTATAGTACATTTTTACTAGACGGACAATCAGAGTTGGAATTTCACCACACACGGAAACATTATAGTCCATGcagaatttttcaaaattgtacaaCAGTAGTCTAACAATATCATTTAGATTACATAAACCACCAAGTATGAATAAAAGTACAAGTGACAATGaccttaaaaaagaaaatgaatgtcTTGCTTATTGTTTTagtaatataaaaagaagatgtggtttgattgccaatgagacaactgtccacaagagaccaaaaatgacacagaaattaacaatatatAATGTCTGTTTCTATTGAGTTTTGGTTTTGTACTAATTTTGCCTTTGATTTATTTCTTGTTATTCAAAAGGTAATCgtagattttacaaatttaacaaaattgagTACATCAATCAGTAAAACAAGGCCaacgacaaaacacataaaagcaACTCCAGCTAATCCAATCCTCTCAGAAGATTCCCGTTTATCAGGAGCAGATGTAAGCTTGCGGATGCTTGAAGACAGCTGTGTTTTATTTACTGCTAGTTTCTTTTCAATTATCTGTAGATCTGATTCCAGTTCTATTACCAATTCCTCCCGAGTCAGATTTGGAACTATTTTAGATCCCCAACGTTCAAGTTTCCTCCTATAGTCACATCTACATGGACACATATTtgctaaaaatattaaaaagatgttCACCAATAACACATTTTATTATTATCTATcgtacattatttatataaacattgtaTTATAGACATTTTACTAACTTGTTATAGATGACAATCCTAATAAATAAAGACTGGAGTAGAGCACTCCTGCCACGTGCTGGATTCAAACTCCAAACATCAGAGTGACAGGCTAGTGAGGCAGTTGTTCGACTACTTAGACCAGTCGGTTATCGAGCCCTTCCATTGTTTTGAAATATATCTAATCGAAAAATTATATCGGTATATATGCAATAATTTACGAAACACAACTATTTATCGGACCGTTCACATGTTATTTACGATATGTGCTACCACGTGTTGTTTAGAAAACTTAAGAGTTTGTTTGGACATGTTAGAGTAATACCGATCAGGAGTTCGTATGTTGTTGTAGCTATGATACCTTTCCCCAAATCGTACACAATACGTGAAAATAATCACATATCTATTAGTACAGTACTCATTAATTTCCATTTGTTTTGACGGATTGCCAACTCGTAATCAATCGCAATTGCGTAAATAATTTTTGGTATCCATATATTACTCAGTGCAACCCTAACAATGTCGAGACATTCCTAACAATCCGTGAAAGGAGAGGCATTTTGGTTTTCAATGTTACTACGATTGTCAATAAATTAATGTTTTCGTTAATAATCAAATACCGTATACCACTTGGTTCCCGCTGTTCTGTAAAGAGCTCAGTCCACTTTCTTACGATTTGTTACGTTTCGTTTACGAATTGTTTACGGATTATTCACAGCTGATTGCTAGTGGTTATTTTACAGTCACAAATTTTATTCGGGTTTTTTTAACTTTACGGATTGTTACGAGTAATTACGGGCACTCGAATGAAGAACGAATATATACCTATACTGTGTTACTTACGGGTTGTTACTAGTAATTGAGGACACTTGACTAGTAGTAGGAATATATACGCATCCTTACTTATTGTTTACGATTTTGGGGAAAGTATCAGAACTGCACAAATATCAGGACTCGTAAATATTCATAACAACACGAATTCTTGTCATCTAAAATACGTTTAGGCTTCGATCAGTATATTGTATATTGAAGGGGGCgcaagtgggtctcattggggtctaagcgtgacgcggtattgtcgattttttgtaagcgtgacacgtgaaagtcaaattattgtgccgtgaaaacgggaaatgaagtctagcgggacacgggaaattacaaaaaaatgagaattgcttaggtatatagtgtaagcgggaatctgtcaaaacagtaagcgggatccgggatcataACCCCCAATGATACCCCCGCACAACTGATCTTTTATCATATCTCATCATTGTAAGTATTTATTTGAATGAAGATGAACCCATCACCCAATAAAACGAATAACATTGACTATCAAGTATAACATTACGATATGTGTTTTCCACCTACTTGCATCTACAAACAGATTAGCTTCCTCTGTTTGCGTCATTCCGGAAATGTAAGTCACATGACACGTGTACAATCCCTCGTCTGTCCATTTAACATGTTCAAAGACCAGACTAGGTGACGTAACGTTCCCGCCTTTCGCATACTGAGAAACTATTACACTGGTACCATATACTGATCGTGTCCAGAATAGTGATGTGATAGCCTGCATGTCTTTAACTTCACACGAAAGGGTAAcacttttattttctttaattttgtaagaaatatctgtaagacaaaacaaaacaaattcatGTCAATGTATTAATGTCAATTCAAAAGAACTGTACATGTGAGGTATGTTCTGGTACCACATTCCAGACTCATTACCTAGAACggaaattaaacaaacaaaaacctcCACTACCTGTTTTACCTTTGAAAGAGTGAATAAGTAAATTCGGTTATTTGCCATCTTACATGCTTGACTAggcttttttttccttttaaggtggtacctaacactacagggagataactctgtaaaatcagcttaacgttttaatgacgttgtgttgttaagggaatattaagcttctcaatgatcaaaataagtgtttgtcaaactgctatataaccagtgtaatttttctgataaaacggttgcttcaaattttttaaaatttttatatttttgtaaaagggtcaaagtaaatactttgtcaaaattttaagaaaattaaacgagccaaattaattttagttaaagtgttgggtaccaccttaagcgcCTCTTAATGTATTATTTATTAACTTATTAGTTCAATAAGTATCAATTAAGACGTTTATGAGCAGCTGTAATGTACACGATAAACATCAGACGACAAGACGGACATACCTACTCCTATAATTTACGCCTTTCAATTCTCTATCTTCTATACAAATAGACTGTTTAAATAATGAAtgctttttatcaaaatatacatgtaacttcataaacatgtttaaccccgccgcatttttgcgcctgtcccaagtcatgaacctctggcctttgttggttttgtatgatttttaattttagtttcttgtgtatatttcggagtttagtatgacgtccattatcactgtactagtatacatatttgtaaaGAGCCAGTTGAAGGACACCTACAGGTGCGGAAGAACTCCCGCTACATGTCTGACCAATTGGTGTccatcggctgttgtctgctctatggtcggattgttgtcgctttgacacattccccattttcttaTTCAATTTTATGTAATGACCACATATCTATTCCACAGCAAGCAATCATTCCAGAACACGTTaactgagataaaaaaaaaatcactagaGAGCGAACAATaagtgaaaataaagaaatttgaaactGTTATTCCAAACGCTGTTGAAGAAAACCCTAGTTTGAAACATGAATATCGCATAGAATTAAAAATGGTATtcaatagatatacatgatatgaTTAAATATTTAGAGTGTTAATAGACAGTTCAACTTTATATCTTTCATAATTGTATATCAATGCAATTGAAAAAATGAAGATTAATGTTTATTGATGCAACAGATAAGTGAATTAAAAGAGCCATGGCATTTGTTTTTTCCCCACATTTTCCATGCTTTCCAATTATTGATATACATATAACTGTAACTATTTCTTGACAGTTGTTCAATATTTTGTTGTATTAAATTTGTTTGTTAGGAATCTGTTATTTCTATTCACCTTTTTACCTTAAAGAAAACGTGTGTTTACAGTCTATCATCACGGTTTCCCATCGCACTTACACGGTGCATTGGCCGAAGTTATAACGAGAGGTCACTGAATACAAGACAATATTGCAATTTAGTGTGTGGAAAGTAAATAATTCAATATCGGTACATTTATGAAGATTTTGTtaatataaaggattttttttctttctaactCATTGATAGTATTCTGTTCCAATTAAATTCTTTTGGAAAACATAGAACTGCAAATGCAGAAAACCCGTCATGTATATGGGTTATGATCAGATATGCCTACCACATTGATGCAATTGTTGTATTGCATAATGTTGAGATCATGTGCATCGTACGAATCGTTTTTATTACAGTCTTCAAGATTATGAAATAACTATACTATATCTGAAATACCCTCCACTTGCTGGCATACAACTGGGAATGATTTATGACAGGGGTTATCATTCCATCCTCCCAAATGAGCTTCCACACACATTGGTTCATCACCACCATTTGGTTCTCCTGTTAGTAAAAAAAGAAgtgtgaaagataccagagggacattcaatttctttttttcttatttatctttttggtgttcaaactacAGTGGTACTTTCATTTTTACAATACATAAGTGAATGACATGATATTTATGGCATTGTTATACTATTGATATTTTACGAATAAGACATAGTAAATTTTTACAAGAAAATGATGTGAATAATCAATATATGATACATCTTTggaatacattaaatatatatgatcatatcagaaataaattgaattaaataaattCCATCAATTCCTTCTCCCCCGCCCCCTAAACTTCCATTCTGTCGACAAATGACTCGTGTTTGTCTTTAGAAAgatataaatattctaatatctgcagacgtcttttaaaatttttaagaaaagcTTGCAGAGATATTATCAGTCTGTCtcattgtgtgtttttttacataatttatgtTATATACTTTGCctataaaatacaattatttaaaacTAAGTTATCAGAGTTCAATACACTAGAAATAACactgtcaaaaatatttttactccaAAAACTAAATACCACCAATTAGAAAATTCtctccaaaattgttttatttctgtacattcaaaaacaaaatatcctTTATAGTTTCTCTATTTCTTTACAACTGGCACATTCATTAGTTAAGAAAAGTTTCAAACTctttcaaactcattaatcgaaaataaactgacaacgccatatttaaaaaaggaaaaccgACCAACAATAATGCACAAAAcaacataaactagaggctctttgtgcatattcaacaaaagacacagatggattaatgacaaaattgtgttttggtgatggggatgtgtatgtagatcttactttactgaacattcttgctacttacaattatcttcatcttaaatgaacttggcccattagttacagaggaaaatattttgttaaaaatttacaaaaattaacaaaatttatgaaaattgttaaaaattgactgtaaagggctgtaactccttaagggatcaactgaccatttttgtcatattgatttatttgtagatctaactttgctgaacattattgcggtttacagtttatctctatctacaataatattcaagataataaccaaaaacaccttgtcagattttctctaaatgcttcggtttcagagttataagccaaaatctatattttaccccctatgttctatttttagccatggcggccatcttggttgattggccgagtcatgccacacattttttaaactagataccccaatgaggattgtggccaagtatggtttaatttggcctagtagtttcagaggagaagatttttgtaaaagattacaaaaatttacgaaaaataggtaaaaaatgtatacaaagggcaataattccttaaggggtcaactgaccgttttggttatgttgacttatttgtagatcttactttcaTGATCATTATagctgtttacagcttatctctatctattattatattcaacatattaacaaaaaactacaaaatttccttaaaattgccaattcagggacagcaacccaacaaccgattgtccaatttgtctgaaaatttcagggcagctagattttgacttgataaacaattaaaccccaGTCTGATATGCtttaaatgcttcggtttcagagttataagccaaaatctacattttacccctatgttctatttttagccctggcggccatcttggttggttggccgggtcacgccacacatcttttaaactagatacccaaatgatgattgtggcctagtttggttaaattttgcccagtagcttcagaggagatttttgtaaaagttaatgacgacggacgacgacgacgggcgacggacgccaagtgatgagaaaagctcactaggccttttaggccaggtgagctaaatatTAAAGACAACACGAACTTTatcaaaaacaaggggtgatcttaAGTACTTCGAAGGATAAGCAGATATTACTCCACATGTAGCACATCGTCGTGTTCCTCATGTCAGTACATTAAACTAATCATAGGTACCATGACTATTTTTTATTTACGCaagacgtgcgttttgtctaataaagactcatcaatgaagctcgaatccaaaataaataaaaaagccaaaggaagtacgaagttgaagagcattgaggaccaaaaaccctaaaaaaaatattgccaaaCACAGCTGAGGTAATCTTTTCCTATAACAAACCCGTTAATAATTTttattcggtaggttacattgaATTTCATGAAAAGGGGGCTGGGGTGTGATTaggacataaggaacatattcgctatcatttgtgaaacggatattccattcTAATTcgttagaaaaaaacatttttatcataAGTACTTAAGTTTAAGTTGGGAATTAAATAAATGTAAGGATTGCTGATTGATTGCGTAACAACCCCGTAAAACATTTCAGACATGTTCAAGAAGAGATTAAATTGAAAAAACATCAGACCACTCAGTAAGTTTTTCAAGGGTTCTTAATGTGCAGAGAACGAGGCACTGTCATTACACGAGGCATTGTATTGTACATCACCATTCTTAACGTACGTGATGGCGTACTTGTACATCGCGCACAGTCAAACTCAGCTCAGGTAAGATTTTTCAAAGCCGTTCACAAGAAGACCAAGAGTAACCATACTTCTACTGCATGTAACCATGGCAGGATGGGGTTAAATTGACCACAACTAAAGATGTACAtatctaaaaaccaaaaaaatcataCGCATATGCGTAGCTTTctaaattttctctttttttatgttaaaatcgTATCTGCAATTTAAGATATATGaatgtttcaaaattttgtacgcaCAATACAAGTTAAAGTAGTTCTTTGGCATTAATTTAGCACAAGAAAAGATAACTTTTGAAATTACGATTTTTGTATTCGAGAGTCTATAATGCTTCAATTTTGTCGACTGGCATACGCAAATTAAATCCTTGTATCTATAATCATGGAAATAATGAAATGTTGACCCTGCTTTTAAAATCATGTACAGTGTATTTCcatgttcaacatgttcaactagTTAAGTCTTTCCACATTGTGCGCCTCAACCATGACAGGACATATTGATACTGTTTTGTTCATTGCTGTTTGTGCTTGTTGTGCATATATTTTCCTCTTATCAAAGTCGAATTGTTAAGTTAACATGGTCTACGGTACATACTGTCTAATAATTTCACTTATAGCCCTTTGATCGCCTCTAAAACACCATAAGCAAGTCCAGAAGAAACAGTTTCCTGCAGTTGTAGTGTTTGTCCTTCGAAATTGACCGTTTCAGAATCATAGTTAGACTTATTGTTCGTACACAAGAATAAACATAAAGTTACGTCATTGGtcgaatttcattttttttgaaaatttctaaaCCAAtgacaacgttttggtgtacgcttttaaaacattttttatcttaTACATAATGAAACGGGGAATTATCTCACCTTGTCTCCAACTTGTATAACCGGTATCAATAAGCTTTGTACCGTCCTCCCATGTATATTCATTGTTTTCGTTTGTATTTGATAAGCCAATCCACATTCTCTTTAAGCTACAGTAGACAATTTCACATACTATGTCAGCGTATGGAATAACAAAATAGAAACGTAAAATTTTTATTCTCGTTTTGCAATCTTGCAACATTGTAACTAATTAAATCTATCAAAAGTTGTTTAATATCGGtgtgtatagatataagaagtcAACTCTTAATCCAAGTCCTAATTTGTAaactaaaccattataagtcaaagtacggttATCAACACGGAGTctaggctcacaccaaacagcaaaatATAAGGAGCCCCACAAATAATGACCAGTATGAAACCTTTAAAAAGGGAAAACCAGcgatcttatctatataaaaaaacgggAAACGAGAACGtttatgaactacatcaacaaacgaccaACACTGAACGTCAGGTTCATGACTTAGGACAAGTACAAACAAATGCAACGGATTTTAAATGtcttaataggtaccaacctccactcttatctgaaacaatagtgtaacatcacagcaTAGAAATAATCCCTGTAAAATATCACTTGCCtactttttattgtaaattcacATGAGAAAACAAAGTGCCAACCAAACGTAAGGGTGAAAACCTTTTAAACAGTTAACATATTTAATACTCCGATGTTCTTGTTGGGACttatattctttgtttttctGGCTGTTTATATTACGAATTTTCGATTGTCATGGGACcgtattcatttttattttttttattttcaaatcctTAGAGTATAACGTCGGAGTTTTATATGAATGTATTGATGCTTCTTTAAGTGTTTTAAAGGTCCTTCAACACTGAAAGCAAACTGAAACGATATGGCAAGTTCTCAACCGTCTACATAATTTTTTAGGAGAGGAAAAGCgcctttaaacatgtttaaccctgccaaatTCTTTATGTGCATGCCCGAAGTCAGACACCTGCAGTTcatatgtatttctttttttttatacaaataaggccgttagttttctcgtttgaattgttttacattgtcatatcggggccttttatacatgttatagctgtctgtgcggtatgggctttgctcattgttgaaggtcgtacggtcaCCTATTgattttaatgtctgtgtcgtgttggtctcttgtggacagttgtctcattggcacatcttcttttatatattcagtGATTGTAGttggtttgttatttttttttcgatttttttcttatatattcaaCCGGTGTTTAactgtattgtttttgttttattgttgcaATGCTGTGTAGTGGCTTTTCATTTCTCATGTTCAtctcatttgaattttggtggatatttgtctcattgcaatcataccacaactcttTATTCTATATGAGAGAAATGAGGAActacatgaattatcattgatattgttatatctatagattaactgtttttttgattttttttaaataataagacTTTTTTACCtcgggcatagattaccttagctgtatttggcaacactttaaggaattttggatctcaaagctcttcaactttgtactttatttggcttttttatttttttggggattcgagcgtcactgatgagtcttttgtagacgaaacgagagtctggcgtatatacaaaatgtagtcctggtatctatgatgagtgtatttactTATCACATACATTTTTTACGTTAATCCAATTTCCGTGTTCATAGAAACGTTTTATGTAAAAACAAGTAGAgctagtttagtttttttttaaaatataaacccAATAAAACAATAATGCGAATCTACCCaggtgtaaaaaaaaacttgatcaatgaaataaaattaaaagttttaattaatttaaaaatatcatgAATTGAACGCAAGAAAAATTCGTTAAAAATAATCTTTATTAATTGTCTTCTCAAAGTAATAAAATCGACGAAATCAAATTTTACAGTTAGAGGTTTTGCCATAACAGGTACATGTCGCCTTACGTCTCCAAAAAAAGAGGAGACATATTTAAATCCAAGTTTCAGTTTGGGATTCGACAGAAATAAAGCATGATAAAACGGACCAATACAGGTGCACAGTGTAATGTCAAATAGAACATCAGCATGATCAGTGCAAGATTAATTGAACTAAGTTAGGTGATAAGTCGAACTAAGTGAAATAACAATCCAAGAAAGAAGAGTACGGTAAAAGAACATACTCGTAATTAACTCTTACACATCCTATTAAATGATTTGAACCGCAACAAAAATTGGCACTTGCATTAAAGACTATTTGGTTTCATTAGAGAGGTGGTTTGCATTTAAAATAACATCATCTCGTGGTTTATTCCAGTTTATTGTAGTTTTTTGTGTTGCTCTAGACAAAACAaaccattttgttttgatatatgATCTTAGTCTTGTTGAATAGTCAAATAGTtgcaatttttataaataaaacaaaaagtatgttAGTATAACCGAATTAAGTgagctatatcatgtatattgtaccTTAAATGATATAAGCTAATGTATAATAATACCTCCAAAGCTGTAATAGCTCAATTGCAGTAGAATTTTCTTCGGCAGTCATCGGCATAATAAGTAAACCATTTACATTATTGCACAACTGTACACCATTTGTATGTGATGAGCTTCTCATAAGGCGATAGCATCTACCTCTTCGTAGTTCCCATCCAAGTTCACAATCTAGTGAACCTACATTTCAAAGCAAAAATTTTAACTCGATTTACCTTATGACAGTTTGTCTTCAGGCGAATCATCATCAAGTGCTGTCTTCCAAATTCATACTCTGTTCACAGTTTTTACGATTTTGTATCTGGTTTCACCTTAGATTTATATTGTTAAAACTCAACAAAGTTACAAGGTTTCTAACCTATTTTAGGGAGACGCCCATATCGTATGAATAAAACTTGCAactgacgctcgaattaaaactGCTTTGaggtcaaatgaaatataaacttGAAGTTTGTCTTCAAGATCAGTCTTACTTTTTGGAGAATCTTTTTCAAATGGTTGAAAATCTGCATTATGCATTGATGCACACCGTTGGCAATATAATTAAATAGTATGCATCTGTTAAGCGAAAGATTAAGCTAGCTATCAAACTGAGTTTAATCCATCATttactacataagaaaatgtatataccaagttaggaatatgtcGGTGGTTCTccattcttttaatttgtttgagtctttgattttgccgtttgataatattgactttccattttgaaatttcctcggagtttggtgtttttgttattttattttttatatttcacctTCAGCTTcataaaggtattttttttatatttttctctaaagCATATACATTTTGAatggataaaaagtaaaaaaaaaagtaccgt of the Mytilus galloprovincialis chromosome 8, xbMytGall1.hap1.1, whole genome shotgun sequence genome contains:
- the LOC143042150 gene encoding uncharacterized protein LOC143042150, with the translated sequence MIKFFLWIVIFQTVLILNKFLCIGSLDCELGWELRRGRCYRLMRSSSHTNGVQLCNNVNGLLIMPMTAEENSTAIELLQLWSLKRMWIGLSNTNENNEYTWEDGTKLIDTGYTSWRQGEPNGGDEPMCVEAHLGGWNDNPCHKSFPVVCQQVEDISYKIKENKSVTLSCEVKDMQAITSLFWTRSVYGTSVIVSQYAKGGNVTSPSLVFEHVKWTDEGLYTCHVTYISGMTQTEEANLFVDATNMCPCRCDYRRKLERWGSKIVPNLTREELVIELESDLQIIEKKLAVNKTQLSSSIRKLTSAPDKRESSERIGLAGVAFMCFVVGLVLLIDVLNFVKFVKSTITF